Within Sulfurovum xiamenensis, the genomic segment TTTCACCATTTTTGGTGTCAGTTCATCCAATCTTTTTGTGATCAATGTTTCTACTGAATCGATCATATCTTCACTCAAGGTTGAGCTTTGTATATGATGGTCAAGTTGTGCCTTAAAAGCAGAAGAAGAAACGATGGCACTTACAGCACTCTTGAGCTTGCGTGAAAAAGGATCACGTAAACCTTCTAATGCTGCTTCACCACCGAACATTGCGATAGCGCCACCGAATTTCGACTCCATCACCGTTTTAGAGAGTGCATCAAAAGCAGGAGAAAAGTCTGCACCTTCGACCAAAGGAGTCAGATCTATATTCTCTTCTTCTTTTGCAAAAAAATCTCCCAGCTGCTCTTTACTAAAGAACTGTTTCATCATCATCTCACGGATAGACGCTTTGAAAGCCGTAAAGTTTTTTTCTATCACCCCGGAGCCATATAGTAATGGTACCTTTTCAAATAACATATGAATAGCAAGTTGATTAGTAATGGCTCCTGAGAGTGCAAATAATCCTGTAAACAGGAGCATCTCATAATAGACAGATGGCACCAGAAAAGCTATCCCTATAAGAAGGAGAGAAAAGAGATCGGTGATGAGGGTTTTTGACATTGGATTTCCTCTTTGCATTTTTTGCGTAATATAGCAAAATCTGAATTATAGTACGCCATCAACTCAATATACCAACATTAAAAAGAGGATATAATTGATTTTAACGATAAATTACCTAATAAAGCTTTCCATGTCTAAAACTATAAATAAGAAGATTCAGATCTCTCTACTCTTGATCGCAACGATGGGTGTGATGTCCGGCATCACTGTTGTCTCTTCTCTTCCCCTCATTAGTCAAACATTCAGTGATCTTCCTCATATCGAATTTCTTTCAAAACTGATGTTGACCATTCCTTCCATCATCATTGCACTTTTTGCTCCAATAGCCGGGATCATTGTAGATAAATTTGGCAGATTAAAACCACTCTATACAGGGATCATCCTCTTTGTACTGGGTGGAAGTTCGGGATTTTATCTTGAGAACTTCTATGCCATTCTTGCCGGTCGGGCGGTTCTAGGTATAGCTGTTGCACTGCTTATGACCAGTTCTACCGCACTCATAGGTGATTATCTGGATGAAATGGCACGGCATAAATTTATGTCTGTTCAGGGGATGGCCGTAGCACTAGGAGGGATCCTGTTTATTACAGCCGGAGGTCTACTTGCGCAACTTCATTGGTCCTACCCTTTTGCTATCTACATCTTACCCCTCTTCTTTCTACCTCTGCTGCTTACCGCTCTCCATGAGCCTGAGAAACATACACATGTTGAAAGTGATATGGAGCTAGAGGCCAAACTCTGGCCTATATATCTCACTGCTTTTTTTGCCATGGTACTTTTTTATATGCTGCCTACCCAACTGCCTTATCTCATTATAGAGACTTTACATGGCAAACCAAGTACTATAGGATTGGTCATTGCTACAGCGATGATCTTCAATGCTCTTACCTCGAGACAGTATGCCAAACTGAAAGCGAGGTTCTCTTATGTCCATATCTATATTATGACATTTATTTTTTTTGGCACAGGCCTCTTCATCATTTCTCAAGCCCACACTATTGCACAACTTTTTTATAGTACAGCGTTCATTGGTATAGGATTTGGCCTGATCCTTGTCAATACCAACTCATGGTTTCTTGCGAAAGTACCTGCTCAGAAAAGAGGGAAAGCTTCAGGCGTACTTGCATCAAGCTTCTTTCTAGGACAGTTTTCTTCTCCGCTTCTCTTACAGCCTATTGTACACATCTATGGGATTCAAGGTCTTTTTTTGATCGTATCAGGTATTGCGTTAACGACAGCATTGATACTGTTTTTAAAAGACAAGTTCTCTAAAAGATGAAGGTTTAACGTAGTAGTAAGGCATGCAGTTCATCGACACTGCGCACAGCATCGGTATGGTCTGTAAAACCCCAGTCCACCATAATATAGTCTATCTCTGCCCTTTGGCTTGCCAACGCATCACGTGGACCGTCACCAATAAAAAGTGCCTGATGGCTGCTATGACCTAGTTGATCCAGTATTTTGTGAAGCATGTCCGGGTGTGGTTTTCCTTGCGGGACATCATCATAACAGGCGATTGCATCAAAATGCTCATAGACCTCTAGGTGGGTCAGTGATTCTATGGTTGAACCCCTGTAAGCATTGGTCGCTACAGCAAGATCGTGTCCTTTGCCTTTCAGCGTATCAAGCAGCTCTTTGATACCCTCATAGAGTACCAATTCGCTTGCATGGTTTTTCGTATAGTACTCCGAAAACCATTTTTCATGGTCCCGGTCAAAGGCTTTTGCATGGTAAAAGGTTTGTGCAGGATTGATCGTATGGTCATTGACCAATCTTAAAATATACTCTTGTGCCATGGGTTCAAAACCCAGGTTTTTTCGAACATAATTGATCGCATTGGCTATGGTCAATGAAGAGTTGACCAAGGTGCCATCCATATCAAAAATGATCAGTTTTTTATCCACTAGTTCATCTTTTCCGTATCTTTAAGTCTTGGCTGTATGAACTTCACATAGACAGAAAGGCTCACTAGAAGTAATGCAACACCGGAAATGAGATAGACCGCATACACAAGCTGGGCCGGATCTGTGAGTGCAAACTTAAATACCAGCATCAAGGCTTCAATGGACAGTGCAATGATAATGGAGCCTAAAAAACGAATCATTGTCTGATGTCCCTCGCCGGTGGCCCCTTTTTTCTCCTTACCCAAAACTTCTTCCTCAAATATTGCTTTGACCAGATCGAAAATAGCCAAAGAGAGGGTCAAAAGGATCGTGGCTTTAAACATCTCATTAATATCAATCGCAGTAAAATCAACACCAAAATGCAAGAATGCTGTCACACCTTTGACAAAGAGTAACAGTGATACACCTGCCAGTGCTAAAGAGAATGCAGTATAGGCAATTTTACTTAATTTTCCAGAATATGAGTCGATAGAGCTTGGATGCACCATCCGTAAAATATTTGCCAAAGAGATATCTACGCAAATAATACTGATCAAATTATCATTTTCATCTACGATTGGAAATGATGCAGTGACAACCATCGTATTACTTAAATTCGACGGGTATGGTTCTGTTAAGGTACAACGATGTTCTCTTTGCGTTTTATAGTAATAAGCCCTATCACTTCTATCCTCACCTTTACCAATCCCCTGAAGCTTTTTATCCTTAGAGATATTTTCAGTGATCTGTATACCTTTACCATCCAGTGCATAAATCGCCTCTGCAGTAGGGATACTCTCATGAAGCGGTTCTAACTTTGCAAGTACTGTAGAAATATCACCATTGATAATCGTTTGAGAAATATGTCTTCCTATGATATAACAAAGGTATGCTCTTGCTTTCGCACGGACCTGTGCATACTCTTCTATCTCTTTAATTTTCATACTTTCTCCCCTTTATTTGTAATCTTCTATAATACTTTACCTAAAATATCAGTAAATTTTACTTTTTGATTGATCGCTACTTCCGGGAATATACTCCCTTTTTCTGAAAAGGTCAAGATCGTCGAGCCCATCTCAAACCAGCCATAGAATTCTCCTCTCTCGACCCAAAAATCTTCATATTCATAATGCACCGGTTCTCTTATCTCTGAGTTAGTTCTCACTTTTTCCTCAAAAGTTACGACCATTTGACCTACATTGAGTGCAGCCACAAGTACCAGTACCTGTGTTCTTCCCTTCTCATCTTCACACTCTATGATCACTCTTTCATTTTCAATGAAGAGGTCCACTTTATGACGGAGTAACGGGAAATTCACAGGATAGTGTTTACCCGGGATATGTGTCAATGATTTTACCTTGAGTCTCATCGGCATATGATAGCGATGGTAATCTTTGGGAGAGAGATAAAAATTGATGAACTCTCCTCCTTCTACTTTACTGACCGCATCCTGATGGTAGGTACCAAAAAGCTTTTCAATAGAGTAACTCATTCCTTTGATCTGATAGGCTTTACCATCTTTGATCATCCCTGCATCCGTAATGAGTGCATCCACACCGGATATCAGAGCATCTTTATCTTCAGGCAAGGCTCTAGGAGTTTCAAAAGCCCTTGTAAAGAGTTTGTTCAGTGTCGGGTATGCACTAGGCTCTTTGAACTCACTCATATCAAGTCCCATAAGTTTTACATATCCATTGTTAATAAAGTGTTGTATCGGTGAGGGAAATGCTTTAGAAGCGAACTTTCCAAATGCACTGGAGATGATCGAAGTAAAGTGTTTGGCCATGGTGTGTCCTGTAATTGAAGCTATAATATGCAGTATTATACCATTTGTCATTTAGGGTTGGGGTTGTTAGATAAAATACGATACTATCTATCTACATCATTCAAGGATAAAGCATGGCAATATACGTACTTTTCGATACAGAAACCACAGGAAATCAAGAACCTGACCGCATTATACAGGTAGGTGCAATGATCGTACACAGTAAAGATGAGATCGAAGTGTTGGATGAACTGTGCCAGGCGCCTGTACCCATCACTGTAGAAGCGATGGAAGTACATAACATCACACCGGAGCTCATCAAAGACAAAGGACTTTACGATGAAACCGATTTTGCACTCAAATTACAGCAGTTCAACCAAAAAGAGAATTATCTTATCGCACATAATATTGCTTTTGATCTGGGTATGCTGGAAAAAGAAGGGTTTAAAAACCACTACACCCTGATAGACACACTCCGATGTGCCAAGCACCTGCTTCCTGACAGTCCCAATCACAGACTGCAGTATCTGCGCTACGCACTTGAACTCTATCAGATCGAAGAGGCAGAAGCGCAAAAACTTGGTATCACTATCAAAGCACATGATGCGATAGGTGATGTACTTGTCATGAAATTGCTGCTTTCAAAACTGGTACGTCTAACACAAGAGAAATTTGCAGGTATAAACCCCATGCAAAAACTGGCTAAACTCACCCAAACCCCTGTGATGATGAAAACCTTCAAGTTCGGGAAATACAAAGACAGAGAGATCGCTGAAGTCGTAAATGAAGACAGAGGCTATATTACATGGATGAGAGCGAATCTGGATCTGGATGAAGATATGACCTTTACTTTAGATTATTATTTGGCTTCATAGGGTACGAGATTGTAGGGTTTTATCTTTCTGCACTCACACTCTGATAAATTTATCTAATGCTTTCACCCTATTTCTACCGCTCTCTTTGACATGGTAAAGGGCTTTATCAGCCCTTTTTACAATAGTCTCTATGCTTCTTTCAATATGATTATATTGGCTGATACCAAAACTGGCTGTAATGTAGAACTTCTCATCCTTCTCAATAAACTTTTTAGTTGCTACTCTTTTTCTGATACGTTCAGCAAGGAACAAGGCTTGTTTCTCATTGGTTTCAGGCAATAAAACCAAAAACTCATCACCGCCCATTCTAAAAGCATAATCATATTCCCTGATCACACCTTTTACGATATTTGCTACTACTTTCAATACATTGTCTCCTGCGTCATGTCCATACGTATCATTGATCTCTTTAAAATGATCGATATCAAACATAATGATCGATAGACATCTATTGTGCCGTAAGAGACGGTTAAACTCTTTATGTGAGATCTCATAATAGGCTCTACGGTTATAGAGTCCTGTTAAGATATCTGTTTTTGCCTCTTTTTCAGCGATGAGCCTTTTCTCCTGTGTCATTTTCATACGATCAGCCAGTGCCATAGAGAGCAGAATCACATCGATATACATACCAATGTCATTGGCCTTATAGGTCAGATAGGTATACGGAATATAAGACATGACCGTCAGCGCAGTAATAAAAGCACCGATCAGACCACTGGCAGTTCCAAGAAGAAAAAATCGAGCTGAATGATTACCCGTGAGTAGACTATACAGTGCGATACCAAAGAGATAGACACTGATCAACAGTATGGATATGATAGCAAGCATCACATGATAATGATAGCCACCGATCATAGCTGAGAGCACTGCAACCCCGACAATACCAAAGATCAGAATCGTTGTGATGATGTACAAGGTATGATGGTATTTCACAAAGTTTAAAAATGATCTTGCAAAAAGCAGTGCAGCCACCACATAAAAGTAGATAGAGGTGGACTGTGCCCAATTTTGCACAGTAGGCCAATGAGGGAAGAGGTACATAAAAGTATAGCCGTTATAAGAAGCATTCATCGCAAAAAAGGCAACCAGGAAGAGTACATAATAAGCATAATAACGGGCTTTCACACCAAAATAGAGAAAAAGATTATAGAAGAGCATGGCAACAATACCACCATACACCAAACCGATATACATCGACGCATCAACCTGTTCGGCTAAAAATGCTGCTTTATCCATGACAGACAACGCAACAATAAAAGGATCTCTTGTTTTCACTTGAACATACACGGTAGAAATACCCGGTTCAAACAGTGGTTCAAAATTGATAAGATAGTGATCGAGTGCTCTTTTTGAATAAGGATAGGTATTCCCGCCCTGATAGGTCTTGACTTCTCCTTTTGGAGATATGACAGTGAAGGTCACGGAGTCAAGCCAGGCCGGTTCAAAGATGATCAGTCTGGATAGTGGTGTCTCTTCTTTATTGATCACTTTGAACTGATACCAAAATGCTGAATTTGTAAAGGGATGGCTTGCTACGGGTCTGTTGAGTGGTATAAAATCTTTGGAAGGAAGATGGCGTATCTCGGATAATGTCATCTTCGCAGTCGTATCCTCATACTCAAGCATCGATTCACCGATTTCATAGTGTGAGTCTGAAAGGTCAAGTACCTTTAACTGTACATCTCCATAGAGAAGGGAAAGATAAGAAAAAAGTACTAAAAAAAATTTTTTTTGCATCTTTTATCCTTGATATTGATAAGACACACTCTTTTGTACTCGTTTTAATTCAAATTTTGGGTTACTATAATAACATAAAATAATTAACAAGCATTATTTTTATCACATTATAGCACTTATGCTACTTTCCTGATGAATACTACTTTTAAGTAATCTCCCTCTTTAAATTTTTCCATGACCCTGAAATCTTTGGGTAGAGAAAACGTATGTTCTATCTTGTACTTTCCCCCCAGCTCTTTAAATGCCTTGTCTATAAACTCTTTGAATTTACCCATCTTCAAGTTCGCATAATTCGTCGATGCAACGATCACCCCATCCTTATTTGTTATCTGTATCGCCTCTTTAAGCAGTTTGACATAGTCTTTTGCCACAGAGAAGGTATGTTTTTTTGACCTTGCAAAACTAGGCGGGTCCAAGACCACCATGTCGAATAATAATTCTTTCTTGACAGCATACTTAAAGTAATTGAAGACATCTTCAACGATGATATCATGTGCATCCACATCGATGTTGTTGAGCATAAACTGTTCTTGTGTTTTACTGCGGCTTCTTTTGGCCAGGTCCACACTGGTGGTCTTGGTTGCACCGCCCAAAGCGGCAAACACAGAAAAGGCTCCTGTGTAAGAGAAGGTATTCAGTACCGTTTTCCCTTTGGCATAGCAATCACGAATTTTTTTTCTCACTTCCCTTTGGTCTAAAAATACCCCGACCATAGGCCCGTCATCCAGATAGATAGCGAATTTTGCACCATTCTCTTTCACGACTAAAGGGAATTCACCTCTCTCGCCACACACAAAATCATCAGCGTCATCAAGGTATTGGCCTTTGGCATCAAATCTTTTTTTCTGATAGATCCCTTTATATGCTACTTGAGATTTCAGTGCTGTCAAGATATCTTCTTTAAAAGCATGAATACCTAAACTATACCAGGTCACCAGATAGAAGCCGTCAAAATAATCTATCGTTAAGCCACCTACACCATCGCCTTCACCGTTAAATACCCTGAACGCTGTAGTGTTTTTATCATTGTAGAGATCGTTTCGGTATTGGAGAGCCGCTTTTATCTTCTTACTGAAATACGCAACATCAATCTTTTCCTCTTTGTTACAGGAGAGTATCCAACCATGCCCTTTGTTTTGAATACCGTAATACCCTTTAGCGATAAACTTTTTTCTATCATCAAGTAGGTTAACGATCGTTCCTTCTGTTTTTAGTTTGTCCCAATCAACTATAAACTCTTTTGAGATCAAAGGGTATCCGTTCTTGTAGTTTTTGATATATTGCGGTTTAATGGTCAGGTCAATTATATGGTTCATATGCATCCTTTTGCACCTCATGCGAGGTGTAACGAGGGGAACAGCCTCTTAAACTAAGAAGTGTTTAATGAGTTGTTTTCGTTCTTTTATTACTTCAACTTCTCAGCCACTAGTTCATTGACCACTTGAGGGTTTGCTTTGCCCCCTGTGGCTTTGAGTACTTGTCCTACAAAAAAGCCTAACAATTTCGTATTTCCTGCTTTGAATTTTTCAACATTATCTGGATTTTTCGCAATGACCTCATCAATGATAGGTGCAATCTGTGAAGGGTCGCTTATTTGTACAAGCCCTTTAGCTTCAACGATCTGTACAGGGTCTTCTCCGTTCTTACTCATCTCCTCAAATACTTGTTTGGCAATTTTACTTGAAATAGTCCCATCATCGACCATCTTTACAAGCTCAGCTATCTGTTTTGCGTCAAATCTTAGTTCATCTGCCTGCTTCTCTTTAAACTCTCTGGCTACTTCATTGGCCACGATATTTGCGATAGTGACAGGACTATTGTTTATAGATAAAGCCTCTTCATAAAAAGAAGAGAGTTGCGTATCTCTAGCTAAAATATCAGCAACCATACTATTGAGTTGAAGCTCACCTGTATACTTATCAAACAGTGCCTGTTCAGCTTCACTCATAGGCTCTACTTCACCATCAATTTGTACCTTTTTAGCTTGAGGTTTACGCTCATTTTTAGTTGCGCTTTCAGCTGCTTTGGTCTTTTTGCTCCAAGAGTCTTTCAGACCGACGATTTTATTGAACACCGGTGTTTCATCCGTATAGTCTATAGGATCAGCATAGAAATACCCCTGTCTTTCAAACTGGAATCGCTCATCAGGTTTGTCTGTGATGACAGCAGGCTCGATAAGCGCATTTTTGACCACTTTTAAAGAGTCTGGATTGATATCTTCCAACCCTTCAGGCGCTTCATCTTTAAAGAGTCTGTCATAGAGTCTCAGTTCAACTTTTTTAGCTTTCTCTACATCAACCCACTGAATCGCACTTTTCACCTTGATACCACTGGTATCAGCACCACTTTTGGAATCCGGATAATACGCTGCTTTTATCTCTATGATATTGCCATCAGCATCTTTAATCACTTCCTTGCAAGTGATGATATAGGCATGTCTAAGTCTTACCGGTTGTTCTGGTGTAAGACGGTAGTACCCTTTTGGAGGGTTTTCCATAAAGTCATCACGCTCAATATAAATCTCTCTTGAAAAAGGTATCTTTCTTGAACCCTCTTTAGGCACATCATGCGGGTAGTATGGTGCATCGAGTTCTTCTGCCCCCTCATAATTCTCAATGGTGACTTTGAGCGGGTCCAGTACACACATGACACGAGGCACTTTTGTATTGAGATCATCTCTTATACAAAACTCAAGTTGTGAAACATCTACTGTTGAGTTTGCTTTGGCTATACCTATTTGATCACAGAAGTTTAGAATAGACTCTGGTGTATACCCTCTTCTTCTATATCCCGCGATCGTAGGCATTCTAGGGTCATCCCAACCGCTCACTCTTCCTTCATTCACTAATTCTAAAAGCTTTCTCTTACTCATCACTGTATAGTTGATTGCAAGTCTTGCAAACTCATGCTGATACGGTCTTGGCGACTTAAGCCCAAGCGTATCAAGTACCCAATCATAAATATCACGGTTGTTTTCAAACTCCAAGGTACAGATAGAGTGTGTAATCCCCTCAATATAGTCAGAGAGGCAGTGACCAAAGTCATACATCGGGTAAATATGCCATTTATCCCCTGCTCTATAATGATGTGCATGTCTGATACGATATAAAAGCGGATCTCTCATTTTCATATTGGCTGCTGCCATATCGATCTTAGCTCTAAGTACGT encodes:
- a CDS encoding DUF445 domain-containing protein, whose protein sequence is MSKTLITDLFSLLLIGIAFLVPSVYYEMLLFTGLFALSGAITNQLAIHMLFEKVPLLYGSGVIEKNFTAFKASIREMMMKQFFSKEQLGDFFAKEEENIDLTPLVEGADFSPAFDALSKTVMESKFGGAIAMFGGEAALEGLRDPFSRKLKSAVSAIVSSSAFKAQLDHHIQSSTLSEDMIDSVETLITKRLDELTPKMVKELVQDLIKEHLGWLVVWGGVFGGLIGVVTSFLI
- a CDS encoding MFS transporter: MSKTINKKIQISLLLIATMGVMSGITVVSSLPLISQTFSDLPHIEFLSKLMLTIPSIIIALFAPIAGIIVDKFGRLKPLYTGIILFVLGGSSGFYLENFYAILAGRAVLGIAVALLMTSSTALIGDYLDEMARHKFMSVQGMAVALGGILFITAGGLLAQLHWSYPFAIYILPLFFLPLLLTALHEPEKHTHVESDMELEAKLWPIYLTAFFAMVLFYMLPTQLPYLIIETLHGKPSTIGLVIATAMIFNALTSRQYAKLKARFSYVHIYIMTFIFFGTGLFIISQAHTIAQLFYSTAFIGIGFGLILVNTNSWFLAKVPAQKRGKASGVLASSFFLGQFSSPLLLQPIVHIYGIQGLFLIVSGIALTTALILFLKDKFSKR
- a CDS encoding HAD family hydrolase → MDKKLIIFDMDGTLVNSSLTIANAINYVRKNLGFEPMAQEYILRLVNDHTINPAQTFYHAKAFDRDHEKWFSEYYTKNHASELVLYEGIKELLDTLKGKGHDLAVATNAYRGSTIESLTHLEVYEHFDAIACYDDVPQGKPHPDMLHKILDQLGHSSHQALFIGDGPRDALASQRAEIDYIMVDWGFTDHTDAVRSVDELHALLLR
- a CDS encoding PDC sensor domain-containing protein codes for the protein MKIKEIEEYAQVRAKARAYLCYIIGRHISQTIINGDISTVLAKLEPLHESIPTAEAIYALDGKGIQITENISKDKKLQGIGKGEDRSDRAYYYKTQREHRCTLTEPYPSNLSNTMVVTASFPIVDENDNLISIICVDISLANILRMVHPSSIDSYSGKLSKIAYTAFSLALAGVSLLLFVKGVTAFLHFGVDFTAIDINEMFKATILLTLSLAIFDLVKAIFEEEVLGKEKKGATGEGHQTMIRFLGSIIIALSIEALMLVFKFALTDPAQLVYAVYLISGVALLLVSLSVYVKFIQPRLKDTEKMN
- a CDS encoding phosphatidylserine decarboxylase, whose product is MAKHFTSIISSAFGKFASKAFPSPIQHFINNGYVKLMGLDMSEFKEPSAYPTLNKLFTRAFETPRALPEDKDALISGVDALITDAGMIKDGKAYQIKGMSYSIEKLFGTYHQDAVSKVEGGEFINFYLSPKDYHRYHMPMRLKVKSLTHIPGKHYPVNFPLLRHKVDLFIENERVIIECEDEKGRTQVLVLVAALNVGQMVVTFEEKVRTNSEIREPVHYEYEDFWVERGEFYGWFEMGSTILTFSEKGSIFPEVAINQKVKFTDILGKVL
- a CDS encoding 3'-5' exonuclease, with product MAIYVLFDTETTGNQEPDRIIQVGAMIVHSKDEIEVLDELCQAPVPITVEAMEVHNITPELIKDKGLYDETDFALKLQQFNQKENYLIAHNIAFDLGMLEKEGFKNHYTLIDTLRCAKHLLPDSPNHRLQYLRYALELYQIEEAEAQKLGITIKAHDAIGDVLVMKLLLSKLVRLTQEKFAGINPMQKLAKLTQTPVMMKTFKFGKYKDREIAEVVNEDRGYITWMRANLDLDEDMTFTLDYYLAS
- a CDS encoding sensor domain-containing diguanylate cyclase, with protein sequence MQKKFFLVLFSYLSLLYGDVQLKVLDLSDSHYEIGESMLEYEDTTAKMTLSEIRHLPSKDFIPLNRPVASHPFTNSAFWYQFKVINKEETPLSRLIIFEPAWLDSVTFTVISPKGEVKTYQGGNTYPYSKRALDHYLINFEPLFEPGISTVYVQVKTRDPFIVALSVMDKAAFLAEQVDASMYIGLVYGGIVAMLFYNLFLYFGVKARYYAYYVLFLVAFFAMNASYNGYTFMYLFPHWPTVQNWAQSTSIYFYVVAALLFARSFLNFVKYHHTLYIITTILIFGIVGVAVLSAMIGGYHYHVMLAIISILLISVYLFGIALYSLLTGNHSARFFLLGTASGLIGAFITALTVMSYIPYTYLTYKANDIGMYIDVILLSMALADRMKMTQEKRLIAEKEAKTDILTGLYNRRAYYEISHKEFNRLLRHNRCLSIIMFDIDHFKEINDTYGHDAGDNVLKVVANIVKGVIREYDYAFRMGGDEFLVLLPETNEKQALFLAERIRKRVATKKFIEKDEKFYITASFGISQYNHIERSIETIVKRADKALYHVKESGRNRVKALDKFIRV
- a CDS encoding class I SAM-dependent rRNA methyltransferase, with protein sequence MNHIIDLTIKPQYIKNYKNGYPLISKEFIVDWDKLKTEGTIVNLLDDRKKFIAKGYYGIQNKGHGWILSCNKEEKIDVAYFSKKIKAALQYRNDLYNDKNTTAFRVFNGEGDGVGGLTIDYFDGFYLVTWYSLGIHAFKEDILTALKSQVAYKGIYQKKRFDAKGQYLDDADDFVCGERGEFPLVVKENGAKFAIYLDDGPMVGVFLDQREVRKKIRDCYAKGKTVLNTFSYTGAFSVFAALGGATKTTSVDLAKRSRSKTQEQFMLNNIDVDAHDIIVEDVFNYFKYAVKKELLFDMVVLDPPSFARSKKHTFSVAKDYVKLLKEAIQITNKDGVIVASTNYANLKMGKFKEFIDKAFKELGGKYKIEHTFSLPKDFRVMEKFKEGDYLKVVFIRKVA
- a CDS encoding glutamine--tRNA ligase/YqeY domain fusion protein, yielding MSESKDFLRTIVEEDLASGKYQEIHTRFPPEPNGFPHIGHAKSIAINFGIARDYHGRCNLRMDDTNPTTEDTKYVEALKDAVQWLGFEWDNSVRYTSDYFPELYNYAVELIKMGKAYVDSLSEEEIREYRGTVTEPGKRSKYAERSVEENLDLLERMKNGEFKDGEHVLRAKIDMAAANMKMRDPLLYRIRHAHHYRAGDKWHIYPMYDFGHCLSDYIEGITHSICTLEFENNRDIYDWVLDTLGLKSPRPYQHEFARLAINYTVMSKRKLLELVNEGRVSGWDDPRMPTIAGYRRRGYTPESILNFCDQIGIAKANSTVDVSQLEFCIRDDLNTKVPRVMCVLDPLKVTIENYEGAEELDAPYYPHDVPKEGSRKIPFSREIYIERDDFMENPPKGYYRLTPEQPVRLRHAYIITCKEVIKDADGNIIEIKAAYYPDSKSGADTSGIKVKSAIQWVDVEKAKKVELRLYDRLFKDEAPEGLEDINPDSLKVVKNALIEPAVITDKPDERFQFERQGYFYADPIDYTDETPVFNKIVGLKDSWSKKTKAAESATKNERKPQAKKVQIDGEVEPMSEAEQALFDKYTGELQLNSMVADILARDTQLSSFYEEALSINNSPVTIANIVANEVAREFKEKQADELRFDAKQIAELVKMVDDGTISSKIAKQVFEEMSKNGEDPVQIVEAKGLVQISDPSQIAPIIDEVIAKNPDNVEKFKAGNTKLLGFFVGQVLKATGGKANPQVVNELVAEKLK